A region of the Bacteroidota bacterium genome:
CCATAGGAATTTATGCCCACTCCCAACTTGCACCCTCTTTCCCATCCTTGATAATAACTCCCAATTCTTTCAGTTGATCGCGGATAAGGTCTGAGCTTGCCCAGTCTTTGTTTTCACGTGCTTTTGCTCTGAGTTGTAAAAGGAGTTCAATAAAGCCTTCTGTATTTCCACTTCCAGCAGATTCCTGCTCCAATTGCAATCCAAGAATATCTTCAACAAAAATCTTCATTTGCTTTTTGAAGAAATCCAAATCTTCTTTGGTAAGACTTTCTTTTTTATCCAAAAGGAGGTTAATGTACTTAGCCCCTTCGAATAATTCAGCAATCAAACGAGCTGTATTGAGGTCATCATTCAGCATGGTATAACACCTCTCTGACCAAGCATTAATATCTAAGGAGGATGTCTCACTCGCCTGAAGACTGTCAATTTTTGAATAAGCTGTCATCAAACGACCCAATCCTTTCTCTGAAGCCAAAAGTGCATCATTGGAAAAATCGATGGTACTTCTGTAATGTGCCATTAAAATAAAGAAACGGGTAATTGTTGGGCTAAATGCCTGGGTTAATAACTCATGATTTCCTGCAAAAAGCTCTTCCAAAGTAATAAAATTCCCTAATGATTTAGCCATCTTTTGCCCATTGATGGTAATCATATTGTTGTGTACCCAATATTTGCATGGATTCTCTCCAAATGCAGCATTAGCTTGCGCAATTTCTGATTCGTGGTGAGGGAACATTAAATCGAGTCCTCCTCCATGAATATCAAAAGGAAGTCCTAAATATTTTGCACCCATCGCTGAACATTCCAAGTGCCAGCCTGGGAAACCTGTATTCCAAGGAGAAGTCCACTTCATAATATGTTCTGGCGATCCTTTTTTCCAAAGGGCAAAATCAACTGGATTTTTCTTATCACCTTGCCCTTTGAGTTCGCGGGTATTGTTCATCAGGTCGTCAATTACTTTACCTGACAACTTCCCATATTCATGCTCTTTTGCATATTTCACCAAATCGAAATAGATATTTTCTTCTGTTTTATAGGCGAATCCTTTTTCAAGGATTTTTTCAACAATCTCAATTTGTTCAATGATATGTCCGGATGCTTTTGGTTCTATTGAGGGAGGAAGGCAATTCAAAAGCCGAATAGAGTCGTGATAACGGTTGGTGTAATATTGCGCTATTTCCATTGGCTCCAATTGCTCCAGTCGTGCTTTTTTTGCAATTTTATCTTCTCCTTCATCAGCATCATTTTCCAAATGACCCACATCGGTGATGTTACGTACATATCGTACTTTATATTCCAAATGCTTGAGGTAGCGGAATAGAATGTCAAAATTAATAGCAGCACGGGCATGACCTAAATGAGGATCACCATAAACTGTTGGACCACACACATACATACCCACATGAGGAGGGTTAATGGGTTCGAAAACTTCTTTTTTTCGGGAGTAGGAATTATAAATCGTTAGTTTTGAAGACATATCATTCTATTAAACTACAAATCTCAATTTTTTCTGTGGATATTGGGAAAGATTTGACAACTTTTGGAATTTGTCAGATTTAACCAAACAACCAAATCATATAAGTAAGGGGTTTAAACCCCCTGCCATTCATTATTTCTTCAAAAACACTTTTTCGTAAACACTTCTAATTCCATCTTCCAAACTAATAGTAGGTTTCCAGCCCGTTGCATTCAGTCTTGAAACATCTAAAAGTTTTCTGGGAGTTCCATCAGGTTTACTGGAATCAAATTGTAATTCTCCTTCAAAACCAACAATCTTTTTTACTAATAAGGCTAGGTCTTTAATGGAAATATCTTCACCACAACCAATATTCACAAAACCCTTTTCATTGTAATTCTGCATCAGGTAAACACAAGCTGCTGCCATATCGTTTACATGCAAAAACTCTCGTTTTGGTGAACCAGTCCCCCAAATCTCTACAAAGGGAGAGTTGTTTATTTTGGCTTCATGAAACTTGCGTATTAAGGCAGGTAATACATGAGAATTCTTTAGATCAAAATTATCGTTTGGGCCATACAAATTGGTAGGCATTACAGAAATGAAATTGCATCCATATTGATCTCGATAGGCTTCACACATTTTTATACCAGCAATTTTTGCAATGGCATAAGGTTCATTGGTTTCTTCTAAAGTTCCGGTTAATAAATGCTCTTCTTTCATGGGCTGAGGAGCAAACTTTGGATAAATGCAACTGCTTCCTAAAAATAATAGTTTCTTCACACCATTTATATAACTCTGATGAATGATGTTGTTTTGTATCATCAGGTTTTCATATATAAACTGAGCACGGTAAGTGCTATTGGCCAAAATGCCACCTACTTTTGCGGCTGCAAGGATTACATATTCCGGTTTTTCTAATGCAAAGAAATCTGCAACTGCTTTTTGATTAGTCAGGTCTAATTCATCAATGCTTCTAAAAACAAAATTGTTATATCCCTGTGCGGTTAAATTTCTATGGATGCCAGAACCCACCATTCCTAGGTGACCGGCAATATATATTTTGGCTTGTTTATCCATTACTTCAACTCATTCTTTGTTTTGAAACCTGAATCCATCAGAAACTTTTCTTTTTTCATCTTTTTCAGATCATATTCAATCATATCCTCCACTAATTCATTCAAATCCCGTTTTGGTGTCCAACCAAGTTTTGCTTTTGCCTTGCTCGGGTCTCCTAATAATAATTCAACTTCAGTTGGACGGAAATATACTGGATCAACTTCAAGTACAATATCTCCTTTATTAAGACTATTATTTTCAATCTCAAGCTTCCTTAATAGATCTTCATCAATACTATCTACAATTCCTTTTTCATTTACGCCCACTCCTTCATATCGTAAATTAACTCCTAACTTTTGAAAAGATAATGTGACGAAATCACGAACAGTAGTGGTTTTTCCAGTCGCAATTACAAAATCTTCAGGTTCATCTTGTTGCAACATCAGCCACATGGCTTCAATATAGTCTTTGGCGTGTCCCCAATCACGTTTTGCATTAATATTACCTAAATAAAATTTATTTTGAAGTCCTAATACAATTCGCGAAGCAGCTCTTGTTATTTTCCGGGTTACAAAGGTTTCTCCTCTGAGTGGAGATTCATGATTAAACAGAATTCCATTGCAGGCAAACATATTATATGCTTCACGATAATTAACAATAATCCAGTAAGCATAAAGCTTTGCAGCAGCATAGGGTGATCTTGGATAAAAAGGAGTGGTTTCGCTCTGAGGAGTTTCTTGCACTTTGCCATAAAGCTCTGATGTGGATGCTTGATAAACTTTGGTTTTCTTTTCCAGCCCTAACATGCGCACTGCTTCCAAAATACGAAGTGTGCCTAGTGCATCAGCATTAGCAGTATATTCAGGAGTTTCAAAACTAACCTGCACATGTGATTGAGCTGCCAGGTTATAAATCTCATCAGGCTGGACTTTTTGTACAATCCCAATCAGGTTACTGGAATCGGTCATATCGCCATAATACAATCTGAAATTTACATCAGCTTCATGTAAATCTTTGTAGATGTGATCAATTCTGTTGGTGTTAAACAATGAAGATCTTCTTTTGATACCATGTACTTCATATCCTTTTTCCAAAAGGAACTCTGCTAAATAGGCTCCGTCTTGTCCCGTAACTCCTGTAATCAGTGCTTTTTTCATCGTAATTCCATTTTTTGCAAAATTAGCTAAACTTGTATGATTAAGCATTAGGACATGTATTGAATCGGCTCAAGTATCAGAAAAATAGGAATATGCTTTGTTATTCAACATTTCACATTGACAAAAGTAAATATTTGCATAATTTTGCTATATAAATACTGTACAAAATCAATAAAGGAAAAAAATGAAAGTAACAATTGTTGGAGCTGGTAATGTAGGTGCTACTTGTGCAAAAGTACTTGCTAATTATGAAATAGCAGACGAAATACTGCTGATTGACATCAAAAAAGGACTTGCCGAAGGCAAGGCTCTTGACATGTGGGAAACCTCTCCTATTTTACTTTATGATACGAAGACCTCTGGACATACAGGAGACTATTCTAAAACATATGACTCAGAAGTTGTGGTTATCACATCAGGTGTTCCTCGTTCACCAGGTATGAGTCGCGATGATTTGGTTTCAATTAATGCAAAAATTGTAAAAGAAGTTACCGAACAAGTTATTCGTTATTCTCCAAGAGCAAAAATAATTGTAGTTTCAAACCCATTGGATGTAATGACTTACACATCCTACTTGACAGCAAAAATTCCTGCAAAACGAATTTTTGGAATGGCTGGAGTTCTTGATGCCGCAAGACTTAAATCTTTCATTGCACTGGAATTGAATGTGTCACCAAAAGAGATTAATTCAGTATTATTAGGTGGTCATGGCGATACAATGGTGCCTCTACCAAGATATACTACAGTTGGTGGAATTCCAATTACAGAATTAATGTCGGATGGGCAAATTAATGCAATTGTTGACAGAACTATTAACGGTGGAGCTGAAATTGTAAACTTAATTGGTACTTCAGCATGGTATGCACCGGGAGCAGCTGCAGCCTTAATGGTTGAGACAATTTTAAGAAACCAGAGAAGAATTCTTCCAATTAGTTGCTGGCTTCAAGGTGAATATGGATTACAAGATATTTATTTTGGTGTTCCTGCAGTATTGGGTAAAAATGGAGTTGAAGAAATCATTGAATTGCAACTGACTAAAAAGGAAATGGAATTAGTTAAGCATTCTGCAAAAGCAGTTAAAAATGTTCAAAAAATTCTTGACGATATGAAACTATTCTAGGCGAATAATTTACTTAATAAATAAAGGGTTTTTCATTATGTTATGAGAAGCCCTTTTTTTATTTTTGCTAATTGTTAGAAAGAACTTAAAGTTTAATAGCTAGCCTTCTAACAATCAGCAAAACAAGCAAAACACAACTAAAGATTAAAATATTAATTATGGCAAAGCAATTCACAACTCAGGAAGCATTGGATTACCATGCATTAGGACGACCCGGCAAAATAGAAGTTGTTCCAACAAAGTCTCACTGCTGTCAGAAAGATTTATCTCTGGCATATTCACCTGGTGTTGCGGATCCATGTATGGAAATTCATCGAAATAAGGAAGATGTATACAAATATACAGCAAAAGGAAATTTGGTTGCTGTTATTTCAGATGGTACAGCTGTATTAGGCTTGGGAGATATTGGTCCTTTGGCATCAAAGCCTGTAATGGAAGGGAAAGGCCTGCTTTTTAAAATATTTTCAGATATTGATGTTTTTGATATTGAAGTAGATACAACTGATATCGACAAGTTTGTAGAAACATGCAAATTGATTTCACCAACTTTTGGAGGTATTAATTTGGAAGATATTAAAGCACCAGAATGCTTCGAAATTGAGGAAAGGCTCAAAAAGGAATTGGATATTCCTGTTATGCATGATGATCAGCATGGAACAGCCATTATTTCAGGAGCGGCTTTGATAAATGCTGCAGAAATTGTCGGCAAAAAAATGAGTGACTTAAAAATAATTGTGAATGGTGCAGGCGCTGCTGCTATTTCATGTTCACGATTATATGTTTCCCTTGGTGCTAAGCAAGAGAACGTAATTATGTTGGACAGCAAGGGCGTAATCAGTAAAAAAAGAAATGATCTGAACAAATACAAAAAGGAATTTGCAGTAGAAACAGATCTTCAGACTCTTGAAGAGGCAGTAAAAGATGCTGATGTTTTTATTGGCTTATCTAAAGGCAATATATTATCTAAGGACATGGTCAAATCAATGGCATTTGATCCCATTATTTTTGCAATGGCAAATCCAAATCCTGAAATTTCCTATGAAGATGCTATTGAAGCTCGGAAATCATTAATAATGGCAACAGGTCGTTCTGATTATCCCAATCAGGTGAATAATGTACTTGGCTTTCCATTTATTTTTAGAGGTGCAATGGATGTGATGGCAACTTGTATTAACGAAGAAATGAAACTTGCAGCTGCATATGCCTTAGCAGACTTGGCTCGGCAACCAGTACCTGAGGAAGTTAATATTGCCTATAATGTGAAAAACTTAACTTTTGGTAGAGAGTATATTATCCCAAAACCATTTGATCCACGATTAATTACTCATATTTCAATGGCCGTTGCAAAAGCTGCAATGGAAAGTGGTGTTGCAAAAAAACCAATCGAAAATTGGGAAACTTATCAAGAGCAATTATCTCGAAGACTAGGCAAAAAGAGTGCTTTTATTAGGAATATGAAGTCCAGAGCTCGAAACAACCCTAGGCGTGTTGTTTTTGCAGAAGCCGATAAGTATAAGATACTAAAAGCAGCTGAAATAGTTTATAACGATGGAATTGCCACACCAATTCTGCTTGGTGATATTGATAGAATAAAAGCATTAATAAAGGAATATAGTCTTGAAATTAATGGAGACATAGAGATTATCGATCCACGAAGTCCTGAAGAAAGTGAAAGACGTAAGGAGTTTGCAGCTCATTATAGTGAGAAAAGAAAACGCAGAGGAGAAAACTACCAAACAACAAAAGACAGGATGAGGCATAGAAATTATTTTGGTCCTATGATGGTAGAAAGAGGTTATGCTGATGCCATGATTTCTGGATTAACAACTCCATATCCTGAAACTATTCGTCCTGCTTTAGAAATTATTGGAAAGAAAAAAGGATCAAAGATTGTTTCCGGTATGTATATTATGGTGACCGACAAAGGACCAGTCTTTTTTGCTGACACAACCATTAACATGAACCCTGATGTGGATAGTTTAGTTGAAATCACTTTGCAGACAGCGGAAAAGGTTGGATTGTACAATGTAATCCCTAAAATTGCGTTGCTATCGTACTCTAATTTTGGTTCAACAAAAGGTCGCGTTCCTGAAATGGTAAGAGAAGCTGTAAAAAAACTTCACAATGATTATCCTGATTTAATAGTAGATGGCGAAATGCAAGCTAACTTTGCCATGAATAATGAATTAATGAAAGAGTTTTTCCCTTTTTCAAAATTGATTGACCAGGATGTTAATGTATTGATATTTCCGTATTTGTCAGCAGGTAATATTGCCTACAAATTAGTACAGGAAATGAGTCATAATGAGGCTATTGGGCCTGTTTTGAATGGCTTGAGGAAATCTGTACATATTTTACAAATGGGTAGTTCTGTTCAGGAAATAGTTAATATGGTTACGATAGCCGTTATTGATGCACAGTATAATGAGGATTAGTATTTGCTAATAAAACGAATTGATAAATGGGCATGTTTGAATATATATCTGGAAATGTAGTATATAAACAACCAACTTTTGTTGTCATTGATATTAATGGTTTAGCATATCGAATTAATATTTCATTAAACACTTTTGAGTCCATTAATAATGCAAAGCAAACTAAATTATTGCTCCACCAATCAATTAAGGAGGATTCGCATACATTATATGGTTTTTTAATTGAAGATGAACGCTCCCTATTCAGGAGTTTAATATCCGTTTCAGGTATTGGAACAAACACTGCAATTTTAATTTTATCATCTTTTAAAACTTCCGAGATAATTAATGCAATAATTAATGCCAATGTATCGTTGTTAAAGTCAATAAAAGGTGTCGGTCCAAAAACTGCTCAACGTATGATAGTAGAATTACAAGATAGTTTAGGTAAAAAAGGGGATACGCTTATTCCAGCAATAGGAGGTCGCAACCAATCAGTTGAAGAGGCTATTTCGGCTTTACATATGCTTGGATTTAAGAAAAATGATGCAGAGAAAGTAATTGTAAAAATTGTGAGGGAAAATCCGGAAGAAATAAGTGTAGAAGAATTAATTAAACTTGCACTAAAAAGTTTATAAAGCGCGGGTCAGATTATATTTTAATGGAAAAGAAAATCATACGACATTTAACTATATTTTTTGCTGCGATGAGCACATTCGTAATAATTTATTATGGATTTGCAAGTCCTTTAGCCGATAGTCCGATGAATTTTCTGAAGTATTCCAGAAATGCTTCTAACGATACAATTGCAGAAAAGGATTCCTTACATTATCCGATAGAATTTCAGGAGCTAAATCCTTTTATTGCAAAAAGAAGTCACTCCCTCGATTTAAATACACCTAATATTTTTAAATCTACCTTGAGTCTGGATTCTTCACTTTCAAATTATACCTATAGGAATTCAATCAATGGTCTACAAATTGGCGAACCTACTCATTATTCTATACGAGAGTATTTGGATGAAAGTAACAAGCAATTTCAACGCAATTATTTCAAAGAAAGGGCAAAGTCTCAAAACTTCTTACAAGGTGAAAAAAGTTTTTCTCCAAAACTTAGCTTCAAAGCTCCAGAGGCTATGCAAGATTTTATTGGTGATGGTGGCATTGAAATTAAGCCACAAGGTTCGGCTGAACTCATTTTTTCGCTGGATGTAAATAAAGTTGAAAATCCAGCATGGTCAATAAAACAGCAAAGAACCACTCAATTTAAGTTCGATCAGAAAATCAAATTAAGTGTAAGGGGAAATATTGGTGACAAAATTGGACTGGGAATTGGATACGACACAGAAAGTAATTTTGATTTTGATAATGAAATTAAGCTTCGTTATGAAGGAAAAGAGGATGAGATCGTAAAATTACTGGAAGCCGGTAATGTGTCCTTACCTGTGCAAGGATCCTTGATAACCGGAAGCCAAAGTTTGTTTGGGGTAAAAGGAAAGTTTCAGTTTGGTAAAATGACCATGACCACTGTTTTTTCTCAGCAAAAGAGTGAGAAAAAAGAAATTGTATTGGAAA
Encoded here:
- a CDS encoding NADP-dependent malic enzyme — encoded protein: MAKQFTTQEALDYHALGRPGKIEVVPTKSHCCQKDLSLAYSPGVADPCMEIHRNKEDVYKYTAKGNLVAVISDGTAVLGLGDIGPLASKPVMEGKGLLFKIFSDIDVFDIEVDTTDIDKFVETCKLISPTFGGINLEDIKAPECFEIEERLKKELDIPVMHDDQHGTAIISGAALINAAEIVGKKMSDLKIIVNGAGAAAISCSRLYVSLGAKQENVIMLDSKGVISKKRNDLNKYKKEFAVETDLQTLEEAVKDADVFIGLSKGNILSKDMVKSMAFDPIIFAMANPNPEISYEDAIEARKSLIMATGRSDYPNQVNNVLGFPFIFRGAMDVMATCINEEMKLAAAYALADLARQPVPEEVNIAYNVKNLTFGREYIIPKPFDPRLITHISMAVAKAAMESGVAKKPIENWETYQEQLSRRLGKKSAFIRNMKSRARNNPRRVVFAEADKYKILKAAEIVYNDGIATPILLGDIDRIKALIKEYSLEINGDIEIIDPRSPEESERRKEFAAHYSEKRKRRGENYQTTKDRMRHRNYFGPMMVERGYADAMISGLTTPYPETIRPALEIIGKKKGSKIVSGMYIMVTDKGPVFFADTTINMNPDVDSLVEITLQTAEKVGLYNVIPKIALLSYSNFGSTKGRVPEMVREAVKKLHNDYPDLIVDGEMQANFAMNNELMKEFFPFSKLIDQDVNVLIFPYLSAGNIAYKLVQEMSHNEAIGPVLNGLRKSVHILQMGSSVQEIVNMVTIAVIDAQYNED
- the ruvA gene encoding Holliday junction branch migration protein RuvA, whose amino-acid sequence is MFEYISGNVVYKQPTFVVIDINGLAYRINISLNTFESINNAKQTKLLLHQSIKEDSHTLYGFLIEDERSLFRSLISVSGIGTNTAILILSSFKTSEIINAIINANVSLLKSIKGVGPKTAQRMIVELQDSLGKKGDTLIPAIGGRNQSVEEAISALHMLGFKKNDAEKVIVKIVRENPEEISVEELIKLALKSL
- a CDS encoding GDP-L-fucose synthase, coding for MDKQAKIYIAGHLGMVGSGIHRNLTAQGYNNFVFRSIDELDLTNQKAVADFFALEKPEYVILAAAKVGGILANSTYRAQFIYENLMIQNNIIHQSYINGVKKLLFLGSSCIYPKFAPQPMKEEHLLTGTLEETNEPYAIAKIAGIKMCEAYRDQYGCNFISVMPTNLYGPNDNFDLKNSHVLPALIRKFHEAKINNSPFVEIWGTGSPKREFLHVNDMAAACVYLMQNYNEKGFVNIGCGEDISIKDLALLVKKIVGFEGELQFDSSKPDGTPRKLLDVSRLNATGWKPTISLEDGIRSVYEKVFLKK
- the gmd gene encoding GDP-mannose 4,6-dehydratase, whose amino-acid sequence is MKKALITGVTGQDGAYLAEFLLEKGYEVHGIKRRSSLFNTNRIDHIYKDLHEADVNFRLYYGDMTDSSNLIGIVQKVQPDEIYNLAAQSHVQVSFETPEYTANADALGTLRILEAVRMLGLEKKTKVYQASTSELYGKVQETPQSETTPFYPRSPYAAAKLYAYWIIVNYREAYNMFACNGILFNHESPLRGETFVTRKITRAASRIVLGLQNKFYLGNINAKRDWGHAKDYIEAMWLMLQQDEPEDFVIATGKTTTVRDFVTLSFQKLGVNLRYEGVGVNEKGIVDSIDEDLLRKLEIENNSLNKGDIVLEVDPVYFRPTEVELLLGDPSKAKAKLGWTPKRDLNELVEDMIEYDLKKMKKEKFLMDSGFKTKNELK
- the mdh gene encoding malate dehydrogenase, which translates into the protein MKVTIVGAGNVGATCAKVLANYEIADEILLIDIKKGLAEGKALDMWETSPILLYDTKTSGHTGDYSKTYDSEVVVITSGVPRSPGMSRDDLVSINAKIVKEVTEQVIRYSPRAKIIVVSNPLDVMTYTSYLTAKIPAKRIFGMAGVLDAARLKSFIALELNVSPKEINSVLLGGHGDTMVPLPRYTTVGGIPITELMSDGQINAIVDRTINGGAEIVNLIGTSAWYAPGAAAALMVETILRNQRRILPISCWLQGEYGLQDIYFGVPAVLGKNGVEEIIELQLTKKEMELVKHSAKAVKNVQKILDDMKLF
- a CDS encoding cysteine--tRNA ligase codes for the protein MSSKLTIYNSYSRKKEVFEPINPPHVGMYVCGPTVYGDPHLGHARAAINFDILFRYLKHLEYKVRYVRNITDVGHLENDADEGEDKIAKKARLEQLEPMEIAQYYTNRYHDSIRLLNCLPPSIEPKASGHIIEQIEIVEKILEKGFAYKTEENIYFDLVKYAKEHEYGKLSGKVIDDLMNNTRELKGQGDKKNPVDFALWKKGSPEHIMKWTSPWNTGFPGWHLECSAMGAKYLGLPFDIHGGGLDLMFPHHESEIAQANAAFGENPCKYWVHNNMITINGQKMAKSLGNFITLEELFAGNHELLTQAFSPTITRFFILMAHYRSTIDFSNDALLASEKGLGRLMTAYSKIDSLQASETSSLDINAWSERCYTMLNDDLNTARLIAELFEGAKYINLLLDKKESLTKEDLDFFKKQMKIFVEDILGLQLEQESAGSGNTEGFIELLLQLRAKARENKDWASSDLIRDQLKELGVIIKDGKEGASWEWA